One genomic window of Cricetulus griseus strain 17A/GY chromosome 3, alternate assembly CriGri-PICRH-1.0, whole genome shotgun sequence includes the following:
- the LOC100758313 gene encoding prorelaxin isoform X3 translates to MSCRFVFQLLGLWLLLSQPCRARVTKEWLDEVIHVCGREYVRAAIDVCSKAIGVEEPARRHRRMTEEAITSFIKEDAQPFETMPKRLPNSSEEPQAALSEGHPSLPEQQQYAPVSSDSVGSLEDFKESFRATQGEAEDSSPPELKSLHLDTLSRKKRYTGVYMSHQCCFRGCSRRSLASIC, encoded by the exons ATGTCCTGCAGATTCGTGTTCCAGCTCCTGGGGCTCTGGCTGCTGCTGAGCCAGCCTTGCAGGGCGCGGGTCACGAAGGAGTGGCTGGACGAAGTCATCCATGTGTGCGGTCGGGAATATGTCCGTGCGGCTATCGATGTCTGCTCGAAGGCCATTGGCGTGGAGGAGCCAGCTAGGCGACATAGGCGAATGACAG agg AAGCTATAACCTCCTTCATCAAGGAAGACGCACAGCCTTTTGAAACGATGCCTAAACGCCTTCCAAATTCATCAGAGGAGCCCCAGGCAGCACTGTCTGAGGGGCATCCCTCTCTGCCTGAGCAGCAACAATATGCGCCTGTATCGAGCGATTCAGTTGGTAGCTTGGAAGACTTTAAGGAAAGTTTCCGTGCTACACAAGGTGAAGCCGAAGACAGCAGTCCTCCAGAGCTGAAATCCTTACACTTGGACACTCTTTCCCGGAAAAAGAGGTACACCGGTGTTTACATGAGTCATCAGTGCTGCTTCCGGGGTTGCTCAAGAAGATCTCTTGCTAGCATCTGCTGA
- the Insl6 gene encoding insulin-like peptide INSL6, producing MKQLCCSCLLWFGLLQAAFSWEEMENRPRKLCGKHLLSQIIKLCGQTDWTQFEIDEQTSLGHIPHQSSHPPKTLKPEQIPSSSAWRKFTHPVPASTSQEKVINTWEGQPVPDYQFENTNVVPENTRKFSSHDANPYPGVVKLQKKSTDKINTHSSLFGRKHPQREQRGFSDKCCLKGCTKEELAVACLPYVDFKTNNKRHW from the exons ATGAAGCAGCTGTGCTGTTCATGTCTGTTGTGGTTTGGACTCCTACAGGCTGCTTTCTCCTGGGAGGAAATGGAGAACAGACCCAGGAAGCTGTGCGGCAAGCACCTGCTGTCACAAATCATAAAGCTCTGTGGCCAAACCGATTGGACACAGTTTGAGATCGATGAGCAAACTTCTCTGGGACACATCCCTCATCAGAGCTCACATCCGCCTAAAACCCTCAAACCTGAGCAAATCCCTTCTTCTTCGGCCTGGAGAAAATTCACACACCCAG TCCCTGCATCTACCTCTCAGGAGAAAGTAATAAACACTTGGGAAGGCCAGCCAGTGCCCGACTATCAGTTTGAGAACACCAACGTGGTTCCTGAGAACACAAGAAAGTTTTCATCCCATGATGCCAATCCCTATCCTGGTGTTGTAAAACTTCAGAAGAAAAGCACAGACAAAATCAACACCCACAGCAGCTTATTTGGGAGGAAACATCCCCAAAGGGAACAAAGAGGTTTCTCAGATAAATGCTGCCTTAAAGGGTGTACAAAGGAAGAGCTGGCCGTTGCGTGTCTCCCGTATgttgattttaaaacaaataataaacgtCACTGGTAA